The Daphnia carinata strain CSIRO-1 chromosome 1, CSIRO_AGI_Dcar_HiC_V3, whole genome shotgun sequence sequence CTTCGTTGCTGGGCATAAGCGAAAGGTGGCCAATCGTTTTGGAATGATTCCAAGAATATATTCTTTTAAGGCGATTTGTTTTGGTAAAACGGCACAAAAGACCTTCTTGTTCTTGGTCCATTTTTCTCCGTTGATGGACAGCAATTTCGTTTCATACGTGGCGGTTCTTGCTCCGAGAGCCTTCTCGACTTGAATGGCTTCACTTGTCGACAGCGCTATCATATTGAATTCTCCTTTATTAATCACATTATTGTCCAGCTTAAGGCGGATTCCGTAAATGCCTTCTTCGTTGAAAGTAACATTGATGATGAGCCGATGCATTAACTCTACCCAGAGCCATTGAACAAGGGGCCGCACTACATCTGATGAGGTGATCGAATACGCTTCACACGAAAAAGCGTCTAGCGCTTTTTGTTGTTCCGGAGCATCATGATTCCAAGAGCAATAGTTGCCATATTCATCGCGAGGTTCTAGCAATAACTGGTGAGGAGATCCAGCAGTGCACACCACCATAGATGTCGGACGAACAAGGGTAGTTTTCGAGGGATCAGGTGATCCTGGTCGGACATGTTTGACGAATGGACTGCCACGGATGGGAATAGATCCCAAATTCACATCAATATGATATTGTCCAGCTCTGCGAACAGTAAATGTTGCTTTGACCAAATTGACATCAGTTGCCAACGAACCCCCAATCTGTACTGCAGCAGCAACTTTGTTGGCTCCCTGCCTGATGTTGATACGTATAGAATCAGCGTCGCTGACTGGATATGGCCTTCTACTCCAGCGTTGGAAAAACTGTTGATCAaggttatttttttatcaacaATTATTTGCAGAAGCAGATATTAATTCAATAAAATTGTACCTCAACGGTAAAGGAAACTGTGTTCCCAACCATCAGAGGCTCATCCCAATTGAAAACGATTCGAGCATTCTTGGCCAGTGCCCTGTTTCCACTAAGCCACTGCAAGAAAGTTTGTCTGATATCTGCATCGATGAAAAAGTCGATTATTCCATGAAAGAACGTTCCGTTCAAAGCGATTGGGCAAAAAGCACGAGTCACACCACAGCTTATGGCCAAACGGCTCACGCCCCATAGGATAAGTAGAACCACTGCGACATCTTTCACTATTTTCGAAATCAAAAGATGTATAGTAGTTTTGGATGATCAAAGTATGCCTAAATTTGTACCCCATTTCCAAGCTGCTTGTTGCGCAGATCCTATcagaactttttcttttagctccGGTAATTTGTTTATATCTACGGGAAGAGTATTCCGAGCCAACAGCCATCGCTTTGCATCGTCAGGGCCGAGAAGAGTTTGAATTTTGAGATCCTCTAATCTGTAGACATCTTCTAAGTTTTTCACTCCCAATTCTGGCAATCTAACcataaataataagaataataTTGATAGGACAGaaccaaaaaatgaattcaagaAAGACAATAAAATACTATAAAAATTTACCTCCCAGCAAGATCAAGAAGTTTTGAATCTTGTAGCCATATACAAAGAACATTTGTTTCTTCCTTATTGGTCCCTTAACCGATGAgattataaaaatattagtCATCTAGATGGCATAATAAGAGAATACTTTCACTACAGCAATGTGTTACCTTGGTTTTcagaacatttaaaaaataggttATCGAGGTTATTTCTTGTGTTCTTGTTTGCTCCAAAATAGACAATCACTCCAACTACGTACGTCACTAATATCCACCAGCCAATGCAACGATAGTCGACCGGCATATTATTACTCTTTTATCAAGCTAATGATTTCatgcaatgaaaaacttttcTCCACTCTCCATGTTCTTTCAAACCTTGAACATTCGTCACACTTGTGTACGACCGTAAGGAATTCGCTACATTCACTAACGTTGGACAGCGGTACACAAGTGCAAATGTTGAATAATTAAGAATGTCTATTTGGAGAAGACTGATGCAGAAGTATAAAAATAACTAGAACGGAATGATAATTTCAGGAATCAAATCAAGTCACTTGTTGTACTTCAGATTTAGAACATCCAGAcgacaaagaaattttttatttgttgtcaACTTTAGTTCAACGCGAATCCGCTAGGAGACGGCCTCTCTGGCTTCACTTAGGCAAAACCACATAACGGCATCATCTAATGTTCTGCTAAAGgcagtaaaaatttttgtcaCGTAAACGCCTGAGATTTTATAATATTTTCGCGTTTTGTTTGTAGCTTAGCAAGCGGATAATGACTTGTTAAGTAGATGCCAAAGAAAGCCGGAACTACTCGTAGCTCTACTTGCTGCAATTCCCAATCAGGGCCTTTCTTTGAAAGAATAAATGCTGGGACGAAAACACatgtttaaaacatttttcattggTCCTGCTTTAGATGTAATTATAAATTAAATTTCAgattgaaaaatatttgataaacCGTTAAATGTAATCGTGGTAGCTGAACGAAGGAGAGAGACGAATTTCAAGCCACTTATGGCTTCAATAAtctcaaaaaatatttcttaaCCCCAAAGCAATGTAACAAGACGTTTAAATATCTGTCATGAGGAAAAGTCATAAGTTTGGCCTCTTTCGCGGTTGGTACCGATTACTCTTGTTCAGGGAAAGGTTTTTAAATTCCTAAGGTGAGCTTCCGCAAAGTTTGTGAGTCGTGAACACTATCCAGTGCAACATTGCCAAGTCTGTCAGTGTTTTCATGTGATGGTCCTACCCCGAAGGTCCGAATTGTCCGAAGCCCATCTGATTGTTATTGAAGCAATCACAACTCGAATTGTATTATTTGCAACAGTTACATTAAGAGAAAGTCACTGGAAATTCTTGAGTGCAATTTTTGTGACGTGAACGTGCGTATTTGCTTCCTTAGACTGTTGTCTACCGTTATCGTCCAAACAGCAGTAATAGTCTGCTGCGTTCGTTAGAACCGCAATGAACTTGAAATGCGAGGTGTGGCTATTTCTTGTCGTTATTATCTCATTATTGATGCATATTTATTGCCATGTATTTTCAGTTTGCTATTAGCTGTCTGGCTGGTTTAACAATTTGGTTTTTGTCCATGTGCCTCATAATCCAGCAAAATGAATAAGCTTCTTTTCTGGCCTTAAGTTATCAGCGTCTGTCATCTAATGGCAAGAAACCTCTTCAATATTTGGTGCTTGTGTTCTTCATGATTCTGGATCACACTGAACTCCACAAAAGAAGATGTTCAGTAAAAAGGCAAGCATAGATGTCAAGAAATCTACCCAAAAATTTTTGGATGGGAAACGTGACATTCCTACAAGGTTTAGGCATCTAAAAATTGTTTTGGGTAaaactttatatttatacAAGTCCCACATAAACTAAGTTGACCTTCCTTAACTAGATCATGCTGAACCAAATGATGCAAAGTCGCTGCTTGAAACATACTACAGTCCagttttccatattttttatgattctttTAGTACAACTGAATCAACCCTAAAGCAAAAAAGTAAGCTTCCTTCAGATGGTTTAAATTTCAGTTTCCTCTCAATAAAGTCTTTGCATTAGGCCACAGAGTACAAAGAGAAGAGCTGGATGCAGTACTAGTCTTGCTTGAAAAGATTTTGTTGCTTCTCCCCGAGCTCCTTCAGAAAAGATGGCAAAAACATGCCCTGACTCGCTTATTCAAGCGTCTTTTGCATCCAGCCAACAATACGAAACTCCGGAAAGATTCGATGAAGTATTGTTATCAATAATTTATCTGactctgaatttttttttacaagtttctgatttttgtgtagattgtttattttgtgGTATCAAATCTTGGGAGAGCAAGCAGATGGTGGCATTCATTCCATGTTTGCCTGCTTAGTTCCAGGATTTCCTCACCAGCCTGCTTACTCATATCCCAACGGTGCACCAAGTGAGTA is a genomic window containing:
- the LOC130690936 gene encoding apoptosis-resistant E3 ubiquitin protein ligase 1-like; this encodes MPVDYRCIGWWILVTYVVGVIVYFGANKNTRNNLDNLFFKCSENQGTNKEETNVLCIWLQDSKLLDLAGRLPELGVKNLEDVYRLEDLKIQTLLGPDDAKRWLLARNTLPVDINKLPELKEKVLIGSAQQAAWKWVKDVAVVLLILWGVSRLAISCGVTRAFCPIALNGTFFHGIIDFFIDADIRQTFLQWLSGNRALAKNARIVFNWDEPLMVGNTVSFTVEFFQRWSRRPYPVSDADSIRINIRQGANKVAAAVQIGGSLATDVNLVKATFTVRRAGQYHIDVNLGSIPIRGSPFVKHVRPGSPDPSKTTLVRPTSMVVCTAGSPHQLLLEPRDEYGNYCSWNHDAPEQQKALDAFSCEAYSITSSDVVRPLVQWLWVELMHRLIINVTFNEEGIYGIRLKLDNNVINKGEFNMIALSTSEAIQVEKALGARTATYETKLLSINGEKWTKNKKVFCAVLPKQIALKEYILGIIPKRLATFRLCPATKVTFLKSTNKQEFPVLTIEDGAQFVVELSSKEAHLMAASFAHYLLKNIGGSETFTDKQGFFYQEIRKFHQKKPHEKLLLRVERDKILESSMRLTKSFSTTDWCRNFEISFIGEQGLDWGGLRREWIELLCVAIFDRRQSGMFTTFSDDGQALVHPNPTIPASCKLKHYEFAGKLVGKCLYESSLGAAYRQLIKARFTRSFLAQLIGLRINYKYFEHDDPPFFLSKIKYIEENDVTDMELVFAEEEYDEQGKLLRTVELIPGGARIPVGNANKHRYLDALAQHRLVNSVRDQVDAFTRGLSELVPDNLLSIFDENELELLVCGTSDYSVAEMKAHHAAIGSSPEFQKVLCWFWTAVTNFGTEEMSRLLQFTTGSSQLPPGGLAELSPKLQIAASPCFGTLPTAHTCFNQLCLPDYENYEQFEKALLIAINEGSEGFGLV